The Ichthyobacterium seriolicida sequence TCTACTATTCCATCTAATTGGAAACTACTCAACTCTAAAACATAAAAATCAAAATCACCCTCTGCTACTCTTAAAGCAAAACTGCTTCCTATATTCCCTGCCATACATACATTTAATCCAGCTGATTTTAATATTTCATAAATCAATAAAGTAGTAGTAGTCTTTCCATTACTTCCAGTAACGGCTATTATTTGGGCATTTGTATACCTATATGCGAATTCTATTTCTGAGATAATTTTAATCCCCTTATTTCTAGCTTTATTTAAAATATCAATATCATCTGGTATTCCAGGACTCTTGATTATCTCGGCAGCACTTAAAATGATCTCTTCACTGTGTTTGAGTTGCTCAAAGCTTATATTTTCACGATTTAAGATCAGTTTATATTTTTCTTTTATCACACGGCAATCCGATAAAAAAACTTCGAAGCCTTTGCTCTTGGCTAATACAGCAGCTCCTACACCACTCTCAGCCCCTCCCAATACAACTATTAAACCTTTCATTATCTTATCTTCAGAGTCACAACGGTTAGTACAGCCAATATTATTCCCACAATAAGAAAGCGCATGACCACTTGATTTTCATGAATTCCCTTTTTTTGGTAGTGATGATGCAGTGGAGCCATCCTAAAAAAGCGCTTACCCTCATTAAACCTTATCCTGGTATATTTAAAATAACCCACTTGCAATATGACAGATAAGTTTTCAACCAAGAAAACACCACACAAAATAGGTATTAACAATTCTTTTCTTATACATATGCTTATAACAGCAATAACAGCACCTATCATTAAGCTACCAGTATCACCCATAAAAACCCTTGCTGGGTATGAATTATACCATAAAAATCCAACCAGAGCTCCCACAAATGAAGAAGTGAATACAACTATCTCTTCAGAATGAGGTATGTACATAATATTTAGATAATCAGCGTAAATAACATTGCTAGAAACCCAAGATAATACAACTAAAACTCCGCCTATTATGGCTGAAATTCCAGTGGCTAAACCGTCTAATCCATCTGTTAGATTAGCTCCATTAGATACGGATGTGGTGATAAAAATTATACAAAAAACAAATATTATCCAAGTGTATTTCTCATAGTCTTGACCTAACCACTTTATTAAATATTTATAATCAAAATCAATATTTTTTAAAAAAGGAATGGTCGTCTTTGTAGACTTGATATTTCCTTTGACTGGAGTAGTCTCTTGCGCTTGTGAAATTAAATCTTCATTATGCCTAACGACTACATCTTGGTGAAAATAAAGAGTTAAACCTACTATCAACCCTAAAATTACTTGCCCAGATATTTTTAAATAGGCATTTAATCCGTTTTTATTCTTCTTAAATATCTTTATGTAATCATCTAAAAAACCTATAAATCCCATCCACAGAGTAGTTGTAACCAATAGAATTATATAGACATTTGCAATATCGGCAAATAGAAAACACGGAATCAAAGTTGATAAGATTATTATTACACCTCCCATAGTAGGAGTGCCTTCTTTTTCAATTTGACCTTCTATTCCCAAATTTCTGATTGTCTCACCTATCTGTTTTCTCTTTATGTACCTTATTATTTTTCCTCCAAAAAACATAGAGAACAAAAGTGATAAAATCACACTCATAGAAACTCTAAAAGAAGTATAACTAAACAACCTAGCGCCAATAAAATCAAAATTTGAATCTAAATAACTAAACAGGTAATACAACATTATTTTTTATAATTTCTAAAGCAATTCAATAGTATTTCGTAATCATTGTGATATTCTTTTACATCCCCTATATATTGATAAGTTTCATGACCTTTACCGAGTACCAAAATTATATCACCTCTCTGGCTCATACTCACAGCTCTGTCTATGGCTTGTTTTCTATCTGGTATGATAAACACATTTTCTGAATCAGAATCTGCAATACCTTCTCTCATATCTGAAATTATTTGCAAGGGATCCTCATGCCTAGGATTATCACTTGTCAAGAAAACTTTATCGGAATATTCATGAGCTATACTCGCCATTTTAGGACGCTTTTTTTTATCTCTATTTCCTCCACAACCTACGATGCAAATGACATTAATCCCATCACTTTTAATCTCATTTACCGTCTTGAAAACATTTATAAGAGCATCGGGAGTATGAGCAAAATCAACTATTCCTAATATTCCTGTCTCTGAAATAACGTGCTGAAATCTCCCTCTTATGCTCTCTATATCACTAATGGCTATCAATATTTCTTCAGAATCCTTACCTAAAATAATAGCCACACTATAAACCGCTAATATATTGTAAGCATTAAAGCGACCGACTAACTTGGTATGAACCTCTCTTTTGTCTATCTCTAAAATCAAGCCGTGTAGACTATTCTCTAGAATTTTAGCTTTAAAATCGGCATGTTTTTTCACAGATAAATAATACTTCTTACTAAGAGTATTCTGTAACATGACCGTGCCATTTTTATCATCTATATTAGACAGAGAAAAAGCTGACTTTGGCAAATTGTCGAAAAAAGATTTTTTAACGCTTATATATTCACCAAAAGTATTGTGGTAATCTAAATGATCGTGAGTTATATTGGTAAATATCCCTCCGAAGAACACCAGACCAGAATTGCGCTGTTGACTGATTCCATGAGAACTAACTTCCATAAAACAATACTCACAACCTATTTCTACCATCTTATTCAAAGCACGATTGATACTTATAGAATCAGGAGTGGTATAATCCGAATCTATTTCTTCATCGCCTATTATCACACTTATGGTAGACACCAAACCAGATTTATTACCTAAAAGATTAAACAACCTATAGAGTAAAGTCGCTACAGTTGTCTTTCCATTAGTGCCTGTAACCCCAATTAACTTTATCTTTTTGGAAGGATTATCATAAAAATTACTGGCCAATAATCCCATATACTTAGCCGAATCGTCAACTTTTATATAACAAATTCTGTCATTTATTTTTTCAGGAAGAACCTCACACAATACAGATGTAGCTCCCTTTTTAATAGCAATATCTATAAAATCATGCCCATCTACTCTCGCTCCCTTAATAGCTACAAACAAACTAGAAGTAGATACACTTTTGCTGTCAAAAATTATATCCTTCACCTCACACTCATGAGAACCTATAATTTCAAATGATGTATTCTCTGGCAATATCTCCTTTAATAACTTCATATATCTTGAGAGAATTTTAATATGAGAACTGATCCTTCTTTAAATGAAGTGCCTGGTTTGGGATGCTGATCTACCAAAATACCCATACCCTTTACTTTTACCTTTAATCCTTTTTTTTCTAACTCTGGCAGAGCTCGCTCCAAGCTAACACCATACATATCTGGAATTTTATTTTTTTTGAGCGAACTTAGATTGTCGTTATCCCTTATCTTATCTTTAAGTTTATTCAAATCCAACTCCTCAGCCTCCAAAACAGATGGAATACTAGAAAATATTTTTTGTGCAATATTTCTGAATACAGGAGCAGCTACAGTACTACCGTAATAATTTATCTTTTTATCTGGCTTGTTTATAACTACAATACAAGAATACAAAGGTTTATCAGCAGGAAAATATCCTACAAAAGAACTTATATATCCCATCTTTTCACGTCCCTTCCAGTATTCTAATTGTGTAGTTCCCGTCTTGCCTGCCATAGGTAATTTGGAATCGTATATCTCTTTAGCCGTACCTCTTAAAACTACTCCCTCTAACATCTTTTTCACCTTATCTAAGGTCGACTTAGAACATAAAATAGGATTTATAACCTCCACTGGAAAGACCTTTTTAGTTATTCCCCTCTCCCTTGTCTCTAATACAAATCTAGGTTTTAACATAACCCCATCATTAGCGACAGCATTGTAAAAAGCTAATACGTGTATAGGAGTCAACCTTATACCATAACCAAAGGCCATCCATGCCAAGGTGATAGCAGACCACTCTCTACCCTTAGGGGTGGGGATCAAAGGAATTCCCTCTCCTTTTATACTCAAATCTAATTTCTGACCCAAATTCATCTTATAAAGCCTATTTATAAAATCTAGCGGTCTATCTTTATACTTATCATACACTAATTTGGCTACACCTACATTAGAAGATTTCTCAAATATCTCTTGTAGACCCAATACTCCCCATGAATGCATATCCTCTATAACATTGCCATATATAGACAACTTACCATCTGTATTTACCTTATCGCTAATACTCATTGTCCCATCTTCTAGGCCTATCATAACTGAAGCTAATTTAAAAGTTGAACCAGGTTCAACGCTCTCCCATACAGCATAATTTTTATTCTCTTGATATAAACCCGATGACTCATCCTTGCCTAAATTAGAAATAGCTAAAACATTTCCAGTTTTAACTTCCATGACCACCACACAACCATGATCTGCCTTAAACTTTTTTAAACTCTTTAACAATTCATAATGAGCTATATCTTGTATCCCAGTATTTATAGTAAGGTGTATATCCTCTCCATTATCAGGTTCAATTTTATCATCGTCGTTTAGGGGTTTCCAATTTCCTCCAAATATCTTCTGTTTTAACCTGGAACCATCTTTGCCTCTCAAAATAAAATCAAACCACCCCTCTATGCCTATCTTGTTATTTACATGCCCTATAGTTCTAGATGCTATATCTCCCAAAGGATTCTCTCTTGTGATCTTACACGAATAAATAAATCCACCTGAATACCTCCCATGCCTGAATATGGGAAAATCTTTAATTCTTAAAAATTCGCTATGAGATATATTTTTAGCTATAAACAGATATCTGTTATTCTCCTTCTTTGCTTTGAGCAACCTATCTAAGTAATACTTATAATTCTTCCCAAAAAAAGCAGATAAGGAATCTGATAATTCTCTTACCTTTTGGCTAAACAAATCCTCCCTTACAACAGAGACATCCATTCTTATATCGTACTTAGACGTAGATGTGGCCAAGAGATACCCATCACCAGAATAAATATTACCTCTGAGTGCTGCGATTCTTTTTCTCTGTATTTTCGTGGTATTGTCTCTATCATTCTCATGTAAATCACAATTTTTCTCTATGATAAAAAGTTTTACAATCACAGATGCGAAAAACAATACTATAAAAATACATACTAAATATATCCTTAATGATATGCTCTTTCGTATATCATTCATCCCTAGGTTTTACTATTATCTCTTTGGCCCCTTCCATGGGCTTTAAACCTGATTTTTTTATAGCCTTTTCAACCTCAGTGCCAAGCCTGACACGCATCAACTTAGAACTGATCTCTAAAGATTCTGATTGTAATTTCTGAAATTCCATTTTCAACTTAGAGATTGTATATACCTTCTCATCAGCTTTGTGTGAACAGTATATCATAATCATGATAAAGAAAAAAATAAAAACTATAAACTTCCAATCTTTTATCTCATCTATTTGTTGCTTTATAACACCTATATATTTCCTCATTAGAATCATACCTTAACCGCTATTCTAAGTCTGGCACTTCTAGATCTGTTATTATGACTAACCTCTTGATATGAAGGTTTTATCACTCTCTTATTAACTGCTTTAAATGGAGGAGAAGTAGCTGTATTTCCATAGATGTCTTTTTCTATTTCACTTTCAAACACTCCATTTTTAATAAACCTCTTTACTAACCTATCCTCTAGAGAATGATACGATATAACTACTAATCTACCTCCTACATTCAACACATCTTGACTGTCTTTTAACAAAACTTTTAAAGAATTTAATTCATCATTAACCTCAATGCGAATTGCTTGAAATAATTTAGCAAAAAACTTATGCCACATCCTATCGGTATAAAAAACAGATAAAATCTCTTTTAAGTCACTTATATTCTTAATATTTCTCTTTTTTCTAGCCACACAGATAGTCTGAGCTATGACCTTATAATTTTTGATTTCTCCGTATTTGTTAAATATGTCTGATAACTCTTCCTCTTGATAAGTGTTTATTATATCCATGGCAGAGTGATTCATATCTGTGTTCATTCTCATATCTAAATCGCCATTATAACGTATGGAAAAACCTCTGTGCTCGGTGTCTAATTGATGTGAAGAAACTCCCAA is a genomic window containing:
- a CDS encoding UDP-N-acetylmuramoyl-L-alanyl-D-glutamate--2,6-diaminopimelate ligase, coding for MKLLKEILPENTSFEIIGSHECEVKDIIFDSKSVSTSSLFVAIKGARVDGHDFIDIAIKKGATSVLCEVLPEKINDRICYIKVDDSAKYMGLLASNFYDNPSKKIKLIGVTGTNGKTTVATLLYRLFNLLGNKSGLVSTISVIIGDEEIDSDYTTPDSISINRALNKMVEIGCEYCFMEVSSHGISQQRNSGLVFFGGIFTNITHDHLDYHNTFGEYISVKKSFFDNLPKSAFSLSNIDDKNGTVMLQNTLSKKYYLSVKKHADFKAKILENSLHGLILEIDKREVHTKLVGRFNAYNILAVYSVAIILGKDSEEILIAISDIESIRGRFQHVISETGILGIVDFAHTPDALINVFKTVNEIKSDGINVICIVGCGGNRDKKKRPKMASIAHEYSDKVFLTSDNPRHEDPLQIISDMREGIADSDSENVFIIPDRKQAIDRAVSMSQRGDIILVLGKGHETYQYIGDVKEYHNDYEILLNCFRNYKK
- a CDS encoding penicillin-binding transpeptidase domain-containing protein, whose amino-acid sequence is MNDIRKSISLRIYLVCIFIVLFFASVIVKLFIIEKNCDLHENDRDNTTKIQRKRIAALRGNIYSGDGYLLATSTSKYDIRMDVSVVREDLFSQKVRELSDSLSAFFGKNYKYYLDRLLKAKKENNRYLFIAKNISHSEFLRIKDFPIFRHGRYSGGFIYSCKITRENPLGDIASRTIGHVNNKIGIEGWFDFILRGKDGSRLKQKIFGGNWKPLNDDDKIEPDNGEDIHLTINTGIQDIAHYELLKSLKKFKADHGCVVVMEVKTGNVLAISNLGKDESSGLYQENKNYAVWESVEPGSTFKLASVMIGLEDGTMSISDKVNTDGKLSIYGNVIEDMHSWGVLGLQEIFEKSSNVGVAKLVYDKYKDRPLDFINRLYKMNLGQKLDLSIKGEGIPLIPTPKGREWSAITLAWMAFGYGIRLTPIHVLAFYNAVANDGVMLKPRFVLETRERGITKKVFPVEVINPILCSKSTLDKVKKMLEGVVLRGTAKEIYDSKLPMAGKTGTTQLEYWKGREKMGYISSFVGYFPADKPLYSCIVVINKPDKKINYYGSTVAAPVFRNIAQKIFSSIPSVLEAEELDLNKLKDKIRDNDNLSSLKKNKIPDMYGVSLERALPELEKKGLKVKVKGMGILVDQHPKPGTSFKEGSVLILKFSQDI
- a CDS encoding FtsL-like putative cell division protein — encoded protein: MRKYIGVIKQQIDEIKDWKFIVFIFFFIMIMIYCSHKADEKVYTISKLKMEFQKLQSESLEISSKLMRVRLGTEVEKAIKKSGLKPMEGAKEIIVKPRDE
- the rsmH gene encoding 16S rRNA (cytosine(1402)-N(4))-methyltransferase RsmH encodes the protein MIYEYHNPVLLSESIIGLDINRDGIYVDVTFGGGGHSAEILNNLGEKGMLFAFDQDKDSLKNAIDDPRFMLINQNFKYLKNYLKFYKITKVDGIIADLGVSSHQLDTEHRGFSIRYNGDLDMRMNTDMNHSAMDIINTYQEEELSDIFNKYGEIKNYKVIAQTICVARKKRNIKNISDLKEILSVFYTDRMWHKFFAKLFQAIRIEVNDELNSLKVLLKDSQDVLNVGGRLVVISYHSLEDRLVKRFIKNGVFESEIEKDIYGNTATSPPFKAVNKRVIKPSYQEVSHNNRSRSARLRIAVKV
- the mraY gene encoding phospho-N-acetylmuramoyl-pentapeptide-transferase, which translates into the protein MLYYLFSYLDSNFDFIGARLFSYTSFRVSMSVILSLLFSMFFGGKIIRYIKRKQIGETIRNLGIEGQIEKEGTPTMGGVIIILSTLIPCFLFADIANVYIILLVTTTLWMGFIGFLDDYIKIFKKNKNGLNAYLKISGQVILGLIVGLTLYFHQDVVVRHNEDLISQAQETTPVKGNIKSTKTTIPFLKNIDFDYKYLIKWLGQDYEKYTWIIFVFCIIFITTSVSNGANLTDGLDGLATGISAIIGGVLVVLSWVSSNVIYADYLNIMYIPHSEEIVVFTSSFVGALVGFLWYNSYPARVFMGDTGSLMIGAVIAVISICIRKELLIPILCGVFLVENLSVILQVGYFKYTRIRFNEGKRFFRMAPLHHHYQKKGIHENQVVMRFLIVGIILAVLTVVTLKIR